In Legionella israelensis, the genomic window AAAATGTTGCGGGGCTTTTTGCCATCTGTCTTTTGGAGAGTATTTTTCTTTAGCTGTAGCACTACGTTGGTCTGTAGTGAAAAAACCCGATGTTTTTTGGCCCGCTGGAGAAGCATGAAAATTAGTTGGGGAAGTTGGTTCTGTATATGTCTCGATATCGCTTATATCCGGCGGAGTCAGCTTTGTATTAGGTTTTTTTGTTTCTTTAAAAAGAGTCTCAGCTTTTCGTAAAAGCTTGTCAAATGATTTATTCGCTTCGGTCAGGGTTGGCTTATAAAACTCAAGAGGAAATCCGTCAACGCTTTTACTTTTAAAAAACATGATAACACTCCATGCAAACGCCCTTTTAAAAAGCGTTGTCCTCGTGTCTGATTGACGTTCTGCATTTGTGTCATTCCCGAAATTGAGTATATATTGTATGTCCATAATAAATTTTTTATGCAGCTCTTTATAGTCTGCTGAATCGAAATTAAAAGTTTTTAATGAACCTGAAAAAACATACTTGTCCTGACATTTTTTATATCCAGAAGCCACGACTTTGAGTAAGGCTAAAATAAATATATCTGGGTGAGTAATACTAACCCCATTTTTGATAAAGTGTTGTGAATTATTGTTGAAATTATGAGCTAAAAGCGTCATGACAAGAGCGGCTGCTTCGTCATCAAGATGGTTTTTTGCAGCAATGTCTTTTATGAAATCAAGAGTGATATCAGCGCCATAGAATGTAACCGTATCTGGTATGCTGTTCTCTTCAAATAAAATCTTCCACTACGCGCCATGGAAGGCTGAAAGCCGAGGCGCGTAGTCCGCGATAGGCTGCGATTTTTTTAAACAGCCCGAAGGGATGTTAAAAAAATCTTTCTGCAGCCGTTAAGTCATTGGTGAAGGCGTACGCTTTGCTCGTTCAGAGCAAACGTGCCGTAAACAGGACGCTCGCGGCACAAACACTTCGCGCGTTGGCGAGTCGATTTTGGGGACTTGGATGTCCCAAAATCTTTCATGAGGTGGCGCGACTCTTGTCTATGAAAATTTAATCCCTATCATTGGGAGGATGTTTATATTGCAGATATAACAGGCTAAGCCCAATCACAGGAATGAAGATATCAGACCAAAAAATAATACCGGCATTTCCAGGGGCAAAATTCCCGGCAACGATCATTTGATAGATATGGCCTCCTGCTGCGCCCCATAAGAACATCGAGGGGGCTATCATTGTGGCAGTGCGAAAACCTAAACCCGACCAAAAACTTAAAATCCCTAATACCCCAAACCCTAAACTGGCAAAGCCGACTTCAAGTTGGAAGGGGCTTTGGCTCCAGCCGATAAAGGCTGCAGCCATGTCACCAAAGAAAACATGTACGACAAAATTGTAAATATAGCTGATGCCGATATTAAATATTAAAAAGTAAGAAAACAAAATATCGATGCACTTTGCCTTCGATATCGGTTTTGCTTGCAGAGCCAGGGAGATACCGGCAAAAATGATACTTAAGGCAAATAACGTCAAGGTAAAATTGGCCAGGATAAAAGCTAAAAATGATTCCATTTTTTTCCTTAAGGAAGTAATAAAATATACTTTTCAGGGTAACTTCATTCTGATACAGAATACATCCTTTTTAATATTCATTTTCCAGCATCAGAACATTTTAATTTTTTGTGAAGGCGATATCGCCGTCATCCATCAACTGAATACAGAGTCCTGCATGAA contains:
- a CDS encoding DUF6790 family protein yields the protein MESFLAFILANFTLTLFALSIIFAGISLALQAKPISKAKCIDILFSYFLIFNIGISYIYNFVVHVFFGDMAAAFIGWSQSPFQLEVGFASLGFGVLGILSFWSGLGFRTATMIAPSMFLWGAAGGHIYQMIVAGNFAPGNAGIIFWSDIFIPVIGLSLLYLQYKHPPNDRD